Part of the Helicobacter bilis genome is shown below.
CACGAGATTCAAAGGCAAATAGGCATTTTGAAAGAAGAGCAAGAATACATTAAGCAGCAAATCCGCATAGCACACCTAGAACATGAAAAAACGCTATATCTCTACAACAAAGCCAAAGATGCACAAACGCTAGAAAACAACAAACAAGAGACAAAACAGCTAGATGAAGTTACAATCATGCTACATACAAGACAAAAAAACAGCACAAATATTGAGTAAGCACATGATTATGGTAAGATTACGCATTTAGTATGGAGAAAGTTATGTTTAGCGGACTTGTGAGACAATTTGCAAAAGTGCGTTTTTATCGCGATCAAATCCTGTGTTTAGAATCTGATTTAAACCCAAATATAGGCGATAGTATAGCAGTTAATGGAGCATGTCTTACCGCCATAGAAAGCACAAAAACGCATTTTAGCGTAGAGCTTAGTAAAGAGAGTGCCTCATTAATCGCCACAGAAAACTTGCAAGGGCTAGTGCATATCGAGCCAGCCTTGCGTTTAGGCGATGGATTGCATGGACATATCGTGCAGGGGCATATTGATTCTATCGGCGTGATAAAGTCTAGAGAAATGCAGGCAAATCAGCATGTTTTCCACATAGAAACAACGCAAAAAGCCCTATCTTACATGGTAGATAAGGGCAGTGTATGTATTGATGGCATTAGCCTTACGATACATGAAGTGCAAGATTCTAGCTTTAGTCTTGTGATAATCCCACATACAATGCAGAATACACTTTTTATGGATTACAAGATAGGTCGCAGAGTAAATATTGAGACAGACATTATCACACGAAGCATTGCAAATATGTTTCATAAATATATGCTAACTCACAATAATCCTAGTAAAAAACAAGCCATGCAGGATATGTATGATTCTATAACGCTTTTGTATTGATTTGGGGTTGTTGTTTAAGGTTTTAATATCAGCGATCAATAATAAGCTATTGCATATAGCAATAAATCCACATTTTTTCTTTGCTTAAAATGATAAATATGAGAATCTAAACTATAATTTCATATTTAAACAAAGGAAAGCCATGAAAAAATCACAATTAAAAAAAGAACTCACATTAAGGCAACTTGTAGCAGATGATGTAGAAGAGTTTAATGAGCTTTTGCGTTATGCCTTTCAAGTAACAGAAAAAGATCTTTTGACATTTGGCTGGAATAATGCCGCTATTAAGCAGTCAAAATACCCTGTGTTAAAAAATGCCTATGTGCTTGGCTGGTTTAATAAAGACAAACTAGTCTC
Proteins encoded:
- a CDS encoding flagellar FliJ family protein yields the protein MTKQLVNLVKIAKQQLDMQEKNLLRNQTLITRKYADIDSINTQIASIPMPSSGSFSAYQSQKDSIQAYLYEIHEIQRQIGILKEEQEYIKQQIRIAHLEHEKTLYLYNKAKDAQTLENNKQETKQLDEVTIMLHTRQKNSTNIE
- the ribE gene encoding riboflavin synthase, whose protein sequence is MFSGLVRQFAKVRFYRDQILCLESDLNPNIGDSIAVNGACLTAIESTKTHFSVELSKESASLIATENLQGLVHIEPALRLGDGLHGHIVQGHIDSIGVIKSREMQANQHVFHIETTQKALSYMVDKGSVCIDGISLTIHEVQDSSFSLVIIPHTMQNTLFMDYKIGRRVNIETDIITRSIANMFHKYMLTHNNPSKKQAMQDMYDSITLLY